The following are encoded in a window of Flavobacterium psychrotrophum genomic DNA:
- a CDS encoding DUF3127 domain-containing protein: protein MEITVFFILLNRTKKGKPTYVIDFLKEKIKLLEKCVVGDEVEIELTLISRSWLNRFNEKTIYNVLKAQKLKIISSEFDMTIMYDDIAWKLYQEINHKGYINLILFNINNRDKLYLTDIHNDTEGLRSVFILNSNYENTLIKTLKELNIIQVGQKLNLSNGKIGYACKLKDNYRIKIL from the coding sequence TTGGAAATAACAGTATTTTTTATACTTTTAAATCGTACTAAAAAAGGGAAGCCTACATATGTAATAGATTTTTTGAAAGAAAAAATAAAGTTATTAGAAAAATGTGTGGTTGGAGACGAGGTGGAAATTGAGTTAACCTTAATTTCTAGATCATGGCTCAATAGATTTAATGAAAAAACAATTTATAATGTTTTAAAAGCTCAAAAGCTAAAAATTATTTCTTCAGAATTCGATATGACAATTATGTATGATGATATAGCATGGAAGTTATATCAAGAGATAAATCATAAAGGATATATAAATCTAATATTGTTCAATATAAATAATAGGGATAAATTATATTTGACTGATATACATAATGATACAGAAGGTTTGAGGAGTGTTTTCATTTTAAATTCTAATTATGAAAACACTTTGATAAAGACGTTAAAAGAACTTAATATTATCCAAGTAGGTCAAAAGCTAAATTTATCGAATGGTAAGATTGGCTACGCTTGTAAATTAAAAGATAATTATCGAATTAAGATTCTGTAG
- a CDS encoding sensor histidine kinase has protein sequence MRNSLLQRQIQKHLGHNALGMESFFDAIEKSYANYNDQINLMQRAMQLSSDELFEANAKLRQEAESLKAVNEDLKSVLFSMNLAAEDLSDSFNPAEYIKKQSEEIVKISRQREELLKNLEKQNQELNDYAHMVSHDLKSPLRTINTLVAWIVEDSNGKLDTETQNSLGLIQYNVEKMDLLIKGILNYSSVDRQDAENRIIDFNQLLDETVQTMMVPNHIKVNIKQQMPKLEGNYYRFRQLFQNIIENAVKYNDKTDGLIEVGCDEGDKEYVFFVKDNGRGIPKAYFEKIFNIFTKLDNNDNSSGIGLSIVKKIVAYYQGRIWLESTENEGTTFYFTLPHDRAA, from the coding sequence ATGAGAAATTCATTATTACAAAGGCAGATACAAAAACACCTTGGGCACAACGCCCTGGGCATGGAGAGTTTTTTTGACGCTATAGAAAAGTCGTATGCAAATTATAACGACCAGATAAATTTAATGCAGCGCGCCATGCAGCTCAGTTCTGATGAGTTGTTTGAGGCCAATGCAAAACTACGCCAGGAGGCAGAAAGCCTTAAGGCGGTTAACGAAGACCTTAAATCGGTACTGTTCTCTATGAACCTTGCCGCCGAAGACCTGAGTGACAGCTTTAACCCTGCTGAATACATTAAAAAACAATCGGAAGAAATTGTAAAAATAAGCCGCCAGCGTGAAGAGCTTCTTAAAAACCTGGAGAAGCAAAACCAGGAGCTTAACGATTATGCCCACATGGTAAGCCACGACCTTAAGTCGCCGCTACGCACCATTAACACGCTTGTAGCCTGGATTGTTGAAGACAGTAACGGCAAGCTGGATACCGAAACCCAAAACTCTCTGGGGCTTATACAATACAATGTAGAAAAAATGGATCTGCTTATTAAGGGTATCCTTAACTACTCATCTGTAGACAGGCAGGATGCAGAAAACAGGATCATCGATTTTAACCAGCTTCTGGATGAAACGGTTCAAACCATGATGGTACCTAACCATATTAAGGTAAACATTAAACAACAAATGCCTAAGCTTGAGGGTAACTATTACCGCTTTAGGCAACTGTTCCAGAATATTATAGAAAATGCAGTAAAATATAACGATAAGACCGATGGGCTTATTGAAGTAGGATGCGATGAAGGTGATAAAGAGTATGTGTTTTTTGTAAAGGATAACGGCCGCGGCATACCAAAGGCGTATTTTGAAAAAATATTTAATATCTTTACTAAGCTTGATAATAACGACAATTCATCGGGTATAGGGCTTTCTATCGTAAAAAAGATAGTAGCATATTACCAGGGTCGCATCTGGCTTGAGAGTACCGAGAACGAAGGCACAACTTTTTATTTTACATTACCTCATGACAGAGCAGCCTAA
- a CDS encoding response regulator: MLNILLIEDDAIEVMKFNRVLKSMELNHKVIEAGNGEEALHILKDKNIIPDIIILDLNMPKINGIEFLGILKADEVLKYIPAIILSTSNNHRDVMECYRIGIAGYLIKPLKYEDYTDRVKKLIEYWGTNELTSQ, translated from the coding sequence ATGCTAAATATTTTACTTATAGAAGACGATGCCATTGAGGTAATGAAATTCAACCGGGTTTTAAAATCTATGGAACTAAACCATAAGGTTATAGAAGCAGGTAATGGAGAAGAGGCGCTTCATATACTTAAAGATAAAAACATTATTCCTGATATTATTATTCTTGACCTGAATATGCCAAAGATAAACGGTATAGAGTTTTTAGGAATATTAAAGGCAGACGAAGTACTTAAATATATTCCCGCAATTATACTTAGTACCAGTAACAACCACCGCGATGTTATGGAGTGTTACCGCATAGGCATTGCAGGATATTTAATAAAACCGCTTAAGTATGAAGATTATACTGACCGCGTAAAAAAACTGATTGAATACTGGGGTACAAACGAACTTACCTCTCAATAA
- a CDS encoding heme NO-binding domain-containing protein codes for MYGVIYVAIKDYAEEQLGPEKWEAVLSQSGVTVDFTVTEQPYNDTVTYKLAKAIAAATEQSFTYILYNIGKQVILTTNKKFNNIMSSRGGTLREYLINLPNYHNRISLIYPELTPPEFRVSDTADSSLVLHYRKRHPEMLPYVEGYVNGLATIFNESVVIEPQPDTDTNTELSYKISW; via the coding sequence ATGTACGGAGTAATTTATGTAGCCATTAAAGATTATGCTGAGGAGCAGCTGGGTCCCGAAAAGTGGGAGGCTGTTTTAAGCCAAAGTGGCGTTACTGTAGATTTTACCGTTACAGAGCAACCGTATAATGATACCGTAACCTATAAACTTGCTAAAGCCATTGCAGCAGCTACTGAGCAATCCTTTACCTACATACTTTACAATATAGGAAAGCAGGTTATACTTACCACAAATAAAAAATTTAATAATATTATGAGTTCCAGGGGCGGCACGCTTCGGGAATATTTAATAAATTTACCTAATTATCATAACAGGATAAGCCTTATTTACCCGGAACTGACGCCGCCTGAATTCAGGGTGTCTGATACGGCAGACAGCAGCCTGGTACTCCACTACCGCAAAAGGCACCCCGAAATGCTGCCTTATGTAGAAGGGTATGTTAATGGACTGGCAACCATATTTAATGAAAGTGTGGTAATAGAGCCACAACCTGATACGGATACAAACACTGAACTGAGTTATAAAATAAGCTGGTAG
- a CDS encoding PAS domain S-box protein — protein sequence MENFTFKKENFNKIFPFYVLLNNNLEIISYGTSFGKLYPSLKKGDSFNENFRIKRPFLDTITAKALSENVNQLVIIECRTGHDTVIRGQFELLDDKFLFVGSPWFISIEEIKSKSLNIFDFANYDPLLDLLQLLKTQEISTLELRNLLKINNDQREELKKEREELNMQSLVASANNNAIIFTTPDAKIFWCNDAYLKLTGFSREEIFGQTPVEIGNNPAIEKEALQKMIDLFYSGKPFDVEITHGRKDGSYFWTRTQGQPVYNDKGEIQQYFAMIEDMTEIKEKEEQLKLLSLIAEKNMNSVVICDRDGRIEWVNESFEQVTGYNIFELVGKKPGEMLQGKDTSPEAVAYLSRQIREGEPFNCEIVNYNKNGKKFWLQITGQALYNQWGEISRFFAIQEDITERKKLEKQREELMNSLEKSNKELEDYAQIVSHDLKSPLRSINSLMAWIREENEGTMTEQTSLYFSMIENKLEKMDSLIQGVLTYSRIDRADVNREKVNLDEIVNNIIHIIDIPSHIKVTVDCTLPVILADRYRMQQLFQNLIGNAVTYIDKPEGTVNIGHNETKAAHTFYVKDNGPGIAKENHEKIFKIFQSLVKNERSTGLGLSIVKKIIDNYKGKIWLESEPGHGTTFFIQLPKTK from the coding sequence ATGGAGAATTTTACATTTAAAAAAGAAAACTTCAATAAGATTTTTCCATTTTATGTACTGCTCAATAATAACCTCGAAATAATCTCTTACGGCACCAGCTTTGGTAAACTGTACCCTTCCTTAAAAAAGGGGGACAGCTTTAACGAAAACTTTCGCATAAAAAGGCCATTTTTAGATACTATAACTGCAAAAGCGCTATCAGAAAATGTTAACCAACTGGTTATTATAGAATGCCGCACCGGGCATGATACTGTTATTCGTGGGCAGTTTGAGTTGTTAGACGATAAATTTTTGTTTGTTGGGTCGCCGTGGTTTATCTCTATCGAAGAAATAAAAAGCAAGAGCCTCAACATTTTCGACTTTGCAAATTACGACCCTCTGCTCGATTTATTGCAGCTGCTAAAAACCCAGGAAATAAGCACCCTGGAGTTACGCAATCTGTTAAAAATAAACAACGACCAGCGCGAAGAACTTAAAAAAGAACGCGAAGAGCTTAATATGCAATCTCTGGTTGCAAGCGCTAACAACAATGCCATTATTTTTACTACGCCCGATGCAAAAATATTTTGGTGCAATGATGCCTACCTGAAACTTACCGGCTTTAGCAGGGAAGAGATATTCGGCCAGACACCCGTTGAAATAGGCAACAATCCTGCGATAGAAAAAGAGGCCCTGCAAAAAATGATCGACCTGTTTTACAGCGGAAAACCATTTGATGTAGAGATAACCCACGGCCGTAAAGACGGCTCTTACTTCTGGACCCGTACACAGGGGCAACCCGTGTATAATGATAAGGGCGAGATACAGCAATACTTTGCCATGATCGAAGACATGACAGAGATTAAAGAGAAAGAAGAACAGTTAAAACTGCTTTCGCTTATTGCAGAAAAGAATATGAACTCGGTGGTTATTTGCGACCGCGATGGCCGTATAGAGTGGGTTAACGAGAGTTTTGAACAGGTTACAGGATATAACATATTTGAACTCGTGGGTAAAAAGCCGGGAGAAATGCTGCAAGGTAAAGACACCAGCCCTGAGGCAGTGGCTTACCTTTCCAGGCAAATTAGAGAAGGCGAGCCCTTTAACTGTGAGATCGTAAACTATAATAAAAACGGCAAAAAATTCTGGCTGCAAATAACCGGCCAGGCACTCTACAACCAGTGGGGTGAAATTTCAAGATTCTTTGCCATACAAGAAGACATTACTGAGCGTAAGAAGCTTGAAAAACAGCGCGAAGAGCTGATGAACAGCCTCGAAAAAAGTAATAAAGAGCTTGAAGACTATGCCCAGATCGTATCGCACGACCTTAAATCGCCACTGCGCAGCATCAATTCGCTTATGGCATGGATAAGGGAAGAGAATGAAGGCACCATGACCGAGCAGACATCGCTATATTTTTCGATGATCGAAAATAAGCTTGAAAAGATGGACAGCCTTATACAGGGTGTACTCACCTACTCGCGCATAGACCGTGCCGATGTTAACAGAGAAAAAGTAAACCTTGACGAGATTGTTAACAATATCATCCATATTATCGATATCCCTTCGCACATAAAGGTAACGGTAGACTGCACACTGCCTGTAATACTGGCAGACCGCTACCGTATGCAGCAGCTGTTTCAAAACCTTATAGGCAATGCCGTAACCTATATAGACAAGCCTGAAGGCACGGTAAACATAGGCCATAATGAAACCAAGGCAGCCCACACCTTTTATGTAAAAGATAATGGCCCGGGCATTGCCAAAGAAAACCATGAAAAAATATTCAAGATATTCCAGTCGCTGGTTAAAAATGAGCGTTCTACGGGGCTTGGGCTTTCTATCGTGAAAAAGATCATCGATAATTATAAGGGCAAAATATGGCTGGAGAGCGAACCCGGTCACGGTACTACCTTCTTTATCCAATTACCAAAAACCAAATAA
- a CDS encoding aspartate kinase — translation MKVFKFGGASVKDAEGIKNVYDVLQKVGHEDVLLVISAMGKTTNAFEVVIKNYFDKSAELQSSIQDIKKYHNQILLELFEDESHDVFTAVSKIFSDLEGFLKNSKASNYNFVYDQVVSLGEVLSTTIVSHYFNFLGLKNTWVDVRELIKTDNTYRDAVVNWEATQKNISKNVKKKHLNITQGFLGSDDNNFTTTLGREGSDYTAAIFAYCLNAESVTIWKDVPGVLNADPRYFENAVLLNQISYREAIELAFYGATVIHPKTLQPLQRKEIPLFVKSFINPLLPGTSVSKGADLEPHTNCFIVKKNQLLISLSSLDFSFIMEENISEIFALLHKYRMKVSLIQNSAISFSVCVDDKFGNFAELKTLLSKKFKVTYNDNVSLYTIRHFNENSAETVTKNRDVLVRQVSRETMQIVT, via the coding sequence ATGAAAGTATTTAAATTTGGAGGTGCATCGGTTAAAGATGCCGAAGGAATAAAAAACGTATACGACGTATTACAAAAGGTAGGCCATGAAGATGTGCTGCTTGTAATAAGCGCAATGGGCAAAACTACCAATGCTTTTGAGGTAGTGATAAAGAACTACTTTGATAAATCTGCCGAACTGCAATCGAGCATACAGGATATAAAAAAATACCACAACCAGATACTGTTAGAACTTTTTGAAGACGAAAGCCATGATGTATTTACAGCGGTAAGCAAAATATTCAGTGACCTCGAAGGCTTCTTAAAAAACAGTAAGGCATCTAATTATAACTTTGTGTATGACCAGGTGGTTAGCCTTGGAGAGGTGCTTTCTACAACTATTGTAAGCCATTACTTTAACTTCCTTGGCCTTAAAAACACATGGGTAGATGTGCGCGAACTTATAAAAACAGATAACACCTACCGCGATGCCGTAGTAAACTGGGAGGCTACGCAAAAAAACATTTCTAAAAATGTAAAGAAAAAGCACCTTAACATTACACAGGGCTTTTTAGGTAGCGACGATAATAACTTTACAACCACACTGGGTCGTGAGGGTTCTGACTACACTGCTGCTATATTTGCCTACTGCCTTAATGCCGAAAGCGTAACAATATGGAAAGATGTACCGGGTGTGCTTAATGCAGATCCGCGTTATTTTGAAAATGCTGTACTGCTAAACCAAATAAGCTACCGCGAGGCTATAGAGCTTGCCTTTTACGGCGCTACGGTTATTCACCCAAAAACGTTACAACCACTACAGCGCAAAGAAATTCCGCTGTTTGTAAAATCGTTTATAAACCCGCTGTTACCGGGCACAAGCGTTAGCAAAGGGGCTGACCTGGAGCCACACACCAATTGCTTTATCGTTAAAAAGAACCAGTTGCTTATATCGCTTTCTTCGCTGGATTTCTCTTTTATCATGGAAGAGAATATCAGCGAAATATTTGCACTCCTGCACAAGTACAGAATGAAAGTATCACTGATACAAAACTCAGCCATTAGCTTCTCTGTATGTGTAGATGATAAGTTTGGTAATTTTGCAGAACTAAAAACCCTGCTGTCTAAAAAGTTTAAGGTAACGTATAATGATAACGTTTCTTTATACACCATTCGCCACTTTAATGAAAATTCAGCCGAGACTGTTACCAAGAACCGTGATGTACTGGTAAGGCAGGTAAGCCGCGAAACCATGCAGATCGTTACATAG
- a CDS encoding GNAT family N-acetyltransferase, producing the protein MNIRRGQKEDMPDVLELITELAIFEKEPEAVVVTVTDLQRDGFGHNPLFQTFVAEIDGNIIGMALFYYRYSTWKGKTIHLEDLIVREQYRGTGAGSALYKEVMKFAKAQGLRRVEWAVLDWNTQAIDFYQKSGAKVFDDWRTVQMDEQGLATFTLTSQQ; encoded by the coding sequence ATGAATATCCGAAGAGGACAGAAAGAAGATATGCCTGACGTGCTGGAACTGATTACAGAACTGGCCATATTTGAAAAAGAGCCGGAAGCCGTTGTAGTAACTGTGACCGACCTGCAGCGCGATGGCTTTGGACACAATCCGCTATTTCAAACCTTTGTTGCCGAAATAGATGGTAATATTATAGGCATGGCTTTATTTTACTACCGTTACAGTACCTGGAAAGGCAAAACCATACACCTGGAAGACCTTATTGTAAGAGAACAATATCGTGGCACCGGAGCCGGCAGCGCGCTGTATAAAGAGGTAATGAAGTTTGCAAAAGCACAGGGGCTGCGCCGCGTAGAATGGGCAGTACTGGACTGGAACACTCAGGCAATAGACTTTTACCAAAAGAGCGGTGCAAAAGTTTTTGACGACTGGCGTACCGTACAAATGGATGAACAGGGACTGGCAACTTTTACCCTGACATCTCAGCAATAG
- a CDS encoding LytR/AlgR family response regulator transcription factor codes for MNCIIVDDEGLARTIIAGMIKRDPELVLTGDYGNAMQAMKHLNQPEDSTDLIFLDIHMPDFTGFDFIQTIKNPPAVVLVTSDKNFATEAFEYDCIVDYMVKPITEERFLRAVKKAKAHKASNDAAPAAPVQAAPAASENKEAATPADTATEFYVNIDRRLIKIEIQSVNVVEAKGDYIHIKTEAKNYIVHSTLKKIEEKLPSHLFLKVHRTYIINTKKIIDIEDNSVLIGKDVIPVSRANRPELMKRLNML; via the coding sequence ATGAACTGCATTATTGTAGACGACGAGGGGCTGGCACGCACCATTATAGCCGGAATGATAAAAAGGGATCCTGAGCTGGTATTAACCGGCGACTATGGCAATGCCATGCAGGCCATGAAGCACCTTAATCAGCCGGAAGACAGCACAGACCTGATTTTTCTGGACATCCACATGCCAGATTTTACAGGTTTCGATTTTATCCAAACAATAAAAAATCCTCCCGCAGTAGTACTGGTTACATCGGACAAAAACTTTGCGACAGAAGCTTTTGAATATGACTGCATTGTAGATTATATGGTTAAGCCCATTACCGAAGAGCGTTTTTTAAGAGCCGTTAAAAAGGCAAAAGCACACAAAGCAAGTAATGATGCAGCTCCTGCTGCTCCGGTACAGGCTGCACCAGCTGCTTCTGAAAATAAAGAAGCTGCTACACCTGCCGATACGGCTACTGAGTTTTATGTAAACATAGACCGCAGGCTTATAAAAATAGAAATACAATCGGTTAACGTTGTAGAAGCTAAAGGTGACTACATACACATAAAAACCGAAGCCAAAAATTACATTGTGCACAGTACCCTGAAAAAGATAGAGGAAAAACTACCCTCGCACCTTTTCCTTAAAGTGCACCGCACCTATATTATCAATACAAAAAAGATTATAGATATTGAAGATAACAGCGTGCTTATAGGCAAAGATGTTATACCCGTAAGCAGGGCAAACAGGCCGGAACTTATGAAGCGCCTTAACATGCTTTAA
- the fbp gene encoding class 1 fructose-bisphosphatase: MEERNKTLGEFIIEKQEDFRYSSGELSRLINSIRLAAKVVNYKVNQAGLVDITGAAGAQNIQGEDQQKLDVFANDTFMETLINREIVCGIASEENDDFIVIKGGDGNHNNKYIVLMDPLDGSSNIDVNVPVGTIFSIYRRVTPVGSPVTIDDFLQPGDAQVAAGYVIYGTSTMLVYTTGHGVNGFTLNPAIGTFYLSHPNMQFPKDGNIYSINEGNYVHFPQGVKDYLKYCQREEENRPYTSRYIGSLVADIHRNMIKGGIYLYPTSSKAPKGKLRLLYECNPMAFIAEQAGGKATDGFGRIMEIQPTELHQRVPFFCGSYNMVSKAEEFMEASQKV, translated from the coding sequence ATGGAAGAAAGAAACAAAACCCTTGGTGAATTTATTATTGAAAAGCAGGAAGACTTTCGCTACTCCTCAGGCGAGCTTTCCAGGCTTATCAACTCCATCCGCCTTGCAGCAAAGGTGGTAAACTACAAAGTAAACCAGGCCGGGCTGGTGGACATTACCGGTGCGGCAGGTGCACAGAACATTCAGGGCGAAGACCAGCAAAAGCTGGATGTATTTGCTAACGATACTTTTATGGAAACCCTCATTAACCGCGAAATCGTATGTGGCATAGCCAGTGAAGAAAATGACGATTTTATTGTTATTAAAGGTGGAGACGGCAACCACAACAACAAGTACATCGTGCTGATGGATCCGCTGGACGGGTCGAGCAATATAGATGTGAATGTACCCGTAGGTACCATTTTTTCTATTTACCGTAGGGTAACACCTGTGGGAAGCCCCGTAACTATAGATGATTTTTTACAACCCGGCGATGCGCAGGTGGCGGCTGGGTATGTTATTTATGGAACCAGTACCATGCTGGTATATACCACAGGGCATGGCGTTAACGGTTTTACGCTAAACCCTGCCATTGGTACTTTTTACCTGAGTCACCCTAATATGCAGTTTCCTAAAGATGGTAACATCTATTCGATAAACGAGGGTAATTATGTGCATTTTCCGCAAGGGGTAAAGGATTACCTTAAATACTGCCAGCGCGAAGAAGAGAACCGCCCCTATACCAGCCGTTACATAGGCAGCCTGGTGGCCGACATTCACCGTAATATGATTAAAGGCGGTATTTACCTGTACCCAACGAGCAGTAAAGCACCTAAAGGCAAGCTGCGCCTTTTATATGAATGTAACCCGATGGCTTTTATTGCCGAGCAGGCAGGGGGCAAGGCTACCGATGGTTTTGGCCGCATTATGGAGATTCAGCCTACCGAACTGCACCAGCGTGTACCGTTCTTTTGCGGAAGCTATAACATGGTGAGCAAGGCTGAGGAGTTTATGGAGGCGAGTCAAAAGGTGTAA
- a CDS encoding Hpt domain-containing protein, with protein MTEQPNLSYINSLAGDDLEFRTALVTTIQRELPEEIAVYRTCFNAGDLKAAAAHVHKLKHKVSILGLEKSYYLAENFEEELKNNQTGMAAEFDAVLNTMQSFADSL; from the coding sequence ATGACAGAGCAGCCTAACCTTAGCTACATAAACAGCCTTGCCGGAGATGACCTTGAGTTCAGGACAGCACTTGTAACTACCATACAGCGCGAGCTTCCGGAAGAAATTGCTGTTTACAGGACCTGCTTTAATGCCGGCGACCTTAAAGCCGCTGCCGCACACGTGCACAAGCTAAAGCATAAAGTGAGCATACTTGGATTGGAAAAAAGTTACTATCTTGCTGAAAATTTTGAAGAGGAACTTAAAAACAACCAGACAGGAATGGCTGCTGAGTTTGACGCGGTACTAAATACCATGCAAAGCTTTGCCGATTCTTTATAA
- a CDS encoding IS3 family transposase (programmed frameshift) produces MKTSKFNPTQIAKILKEFESGKDVDTISREHGVSKATFYKWRQRYGGMEASELKRLKALEEENAKLKRMYADLALELDMAKYIIEKKPLKPCHKRTIVTDLACVYPNGKSKACRLLQTSRSSLSYLSVKNDTGLIERLEGFAKDHPREGFWKCYYRLRNGGDKVNHKRLHRVYKQLGLPLRRKVKKRLPARVKEAIVIPESFTHTWSIDFMSDSLMGGRKFRSFNVIDDYNREVLFIETDYSLKSSRIIWVLKHLTNRHGKPKRIRMDNGPEFVAKLAQEWSAIMDIEFKYTQPGKPTQNALIERFNKTYREHVLDAHLFESIDEVRDISHQWVEDYNNHRPHDALGGISPSAYRIKNNTVDGLRSATATPSLHSAHQLLET; encoded by the exons ATGAAGACTAGTAAATTTAATCCCACCCAGATCGCCAAGATCCTCAAAGAGTTTGAATCGGGCAAAGATGTTGATACCATAAGCCGTGAGCATGGAGTCAGCAAAGCTACTTTTTATAAATGGCGGCAGCGTTATGGCGGTATGGAAGCCAGCGAACTTAAGCGGTTAAAAGCCCTTGAAGAGGAAAATGCCAAGCTTAAGCGTATGTATGCCGACCTTGCCCTTGAACTGGACATGGCAAAATATATCATCGAAAAAAAGC CTTTAAAGCCTTGCCATAAAAGAACCATTGTAACCGACCTGGCTTGTGTTTACCCTAACGGCAAAAGCAAGGCTTGCCGTCTCTTACAGACCAGCCGGAGCAGTTTATCGTACCTCTCGGTAAAAAATGATACAGGTCTTATTGAACGCCTTGAAGGCTTTGCAAAAGACCATCCCCGCGAAGGCTTTTGGAAGTGCTATTACCGCCTGCGCAATGGTGGTGATAAGGTAAACCATAAACGCCTGCACAGGGTGTATAAGCAACTTGGGCTTCCGTTACGCAGGAAGGTAAAGAAACGCCTGCCTGCAAGGGTTAAGGAAGCTATAGTTATACCTGAGAGCTTTACCCACACCTGGAGCATCGACTTTATGAGCGACAGCCTGATGGGCGGCAGGAAGTTCCGCAGCTTTAATGTAATTGATGACTATAACAGGGAAGTTTTGTTTATTGAGACAGATTATTCTTTGAAGAGCAGCCGCATAATATGGGTTTTAAAACACCTCACAAACCGGCATGGCAAGCCAAAACGGATACGAATGGACAACGGGCCGGAATTTGTTGCTAAATTGGCTCAGGAATGGAGTGCTATAATGGATATTGAGTTTAAGTATACCCAGCCTGGGAAACCTACACAGAACGCCCTTATAGAACGCTTCAATAAAACCTACAGGGAGCATGTGCTGGATGCACATCTTTTTGAGAGTATCGATGAGGTAAGGGATATCAGCCACCAATGGGTGGAGGACTATAACAACCACCGGCCTCATGATGCCCTGGGGGGAATCAGCCCGAGCGCCTATAGAATAAAAAACAATACAGTTGATGGGCTTCGTTCCGCTACGGCTACGCCTTCACTACACTCAGCCCATCAACTGTTAGAAACATAA
- a CDS encoding FIST signal transduction protein, translating into MKIVQAYYTKFRGWNYTTNKTALNNPLVIVFGNRLLMEDESLMANLKQEFPYSDFVYGSTAGEITDTMVFENSLSVTAIAFEKSTFKVTTANVFDHDKDAEKLGAVLYGKMPQENLRHVFVLAGGNFINGSALIAGLEKEIGTDVAVTGGLCGDDGRFERTTAGYNESPKEGEAVLVGLYGDSLEVTYASFGGFQPFGPKRLATKTIGNLVYEIDGQPALDLYKKYLGEKAHQQLESLLSYPLSITEPGKDYAVVRTILNIDTADGSIILAGNCAQGSHVQLMMASPEGIVRGAIDAAKTASEDREKKTELALLVSCMGRKAIMGQRIEEEAELIKEILGDSVALAGFYSYGEIAPHYNSMLCELHNQTMTLTLLSE; encoded by the coding sequence ATGAAAATTGTCCAGGCATATTATACCAAGTTTAGGGGATGGAACTATACAACCAATAAAACAGCGCTAAACAACCCGCTGGTTATTGTATTTGGCAACCGCCTGCTTATGGAAGATGAAAGCCTGATGGCAAACCTTAAACAGGAATTTCCGTATTCTGATTTTGTGTATGGCTCTACAGCAGGCGAAATTACAGACACCATGGTGTTTGAAAATTCGCTGTCGGTAACCGCCATAGCATTTGAAAAAAGTACGTTTAAAGTTACTACGGCAAATGTTTTTGACCATGATAAAGATGCCGAAAAACTGGGGGCTGTTTTATATGGTAAAATGCCCCAGGAAAACCTGCGCCATGTATTTGTACTGGCAGGTGGCAATTTTATAAATGGCAGCGCACTAATAGCCGGGCTCGAAAAAGAGATAGGTACAGATGTAGCCGTAACCGGTGGCCTTTGTGGCGATGATGGCCGTTTTGAACGCACTACAGCCGGCTACAATGAAAGCCCTAAAGAAGGCGAAGCCGTACTGGTAGGCCTGTATGGCGACAGCCTAGAGGTAACCTACGCCAGCTTTGGCGGGTTTCAGCCGTTTGGGCCAAAAAGGCTTGCAACAAAAACAATTGGTAACCTTGTTTATGAAATAGACGGGCAGCCCGCCCTGGACCTCTATAAAAAATACCTGGGCGAAAAGGCACACCAGCAACTGGAGTCGCTTTTATCATACCCCCTAAGTATTACAGAACCCGGAAAAGACTATGCCGTGGTGCGCACCATACTTAACATAGACACTGCAGATGGCTCTATAATCCTGGCAGGAAACTGCGCCCAGGGCAGCCATGTACAATTAATGATGGCATCGCCGGAAGGCATTGTGCGCGGCGCAATAGATGCCGCAAAAACTGCTTCTGAAGACCGTGAGAAAAAAACGGAACTTGCCCTGCTGGTTAGCTGCATGGGCCGTAAGGCCATTATGGGCCAGCGCATAGAGGAAGAAGCAGAACTTATAAAAGAAATATTAGGAGATAGTGTAGCCCTCGCCGGATTTTATTCGTACGGAGAAATAGCACCGCATTACAATTCAATGCTGTGCGAGCTGCACAACCAGACAATGACATTAACCCTGCTAAGCGAATGA